One window from the genome of Daphnia pulex isolate KAP4 chromosome 9, ASM2113471v1 encodes:
- the LOC124203135 gene encoding uncharacterized protein LOC124203135 isoform X22 has product MTNMSRILPLLLLSVLLVNGQIPKRDSSDTLDDSFWTEETSVGDVEKLLKEHRENQDLVRSIGGSHYQIVFPVQLRHREKMGISTREIGATKTMERPSESSRMNERYSTQQQTGKHYHRTSLLIKAFSHKFRLDLELNSQLLAPNLIQKHFLPGGVEQFSKQEIEHCYYHGTVKDYPGAVAAFRTCSGVSGIIHIGNETFVIHPFYGGDLSQRKHPHVIFEARTKVKQMCANTGMLEYGLRSGNYRGGGGGKGQSKQPKSNERQKRDVREVTKYVETALVLDKAMFEKRNGSRRIEVVQDAIQIANIADLYFRTLNTRVSVVYIETWASENQAPVDRSQDIHRALLNFNDYISRKLYNVIKDTTQLLSGETFAGGSGMAAPDTICTPRSVGLSVDINPYEPHLVAGTMAHMIGHNIGMGHDDGRDECHCGDWHGCIMSQSIMGLESVQPYKFSECSLSDYIEKLKIGHSICLFNRPNQLEDFRTCGNGVVEDGEECDCGTIEECHDSDPCCDPITCKLTAEAECASGPCCDDCKLRPKGYLCRDATNECDLPEICNGRSGQCPLDIYKKNGNQCEINKGYCFNGVCPTLDSQCRLIWGDGGLSGDRKCFEQFNSQGSINGHCGQDSHNNYIRCDAEHVMCGSLQCQMGTRYPIVAGMDQMYSRTLVSMAGREFECKITSGTVAAADLPDLGIVRDGTPCGNSLICMNKTCSSIYPHIDRSKCPSNNVALDCSGHGVCSNINSCFCDAGWTGHDCSTQTNDSYIRSGFQSGDKMGAAEASERDSANAGALGTGAPPPLNGVTTLMPEAQTSNSKTTSYVDRSGHSTVFMVVMLVSVVGGVFIVFALMALCYRSVVVHRNLSLCLRRKSTMPKYDPPYLKRPLVNASGQMMTLPKPPGGGGGGGNAGGAGPSGMGAAGPSGINNATGNHHHAATMSTDALSLEAGAKGISFGTMPSYNNRFPGAGNVQLQQHQHHHHQHQQHQQQQQHIVQHMKQRQHPHMDGISSASHSHVNSPNSTPAHHGISNHIMQASASEDETLQSGEDEGTAFLDGMPQSNNLSSSGMNKQPEKGILKKSGGGVYGSVGGGGGISSSQQQLGGGGGGGGHGGPSLTLPLGRMNSGSSMMMNKEKWSEESQSDNQEVMSVLLSPDGGSSRISDRLAASSLSDVERTLKSLNGYHEDILQALRSAAASQRSASTASLSDELRKSFAESYADYFPPPDYLSMRSLNNHDKHGGVGGRGGVMGPGSSVSSTSERLPGLASPLPGGGSLGVGAHGGGDSGDEGDLVPPCGPIRIRNLEDLIRQLERHSARHTSPNGSEDIRMSETEADRHYRLMEAAAGGGVPGLGASDSQAGDVVLGADQAGLFIDDPLMGHQPEGPDELGYGPPLSPSGNSDESYTIDDGGTTTVSSSYPSGSRSAVSTGEDPLRAAAVAAAASAVDVIIAASPQVRPAKFPEYKH; this is encoded by the exons ATGACAAACATGTCGCGGATATTGCCACTGCTCCTGCTGTCCGTCCTCCTCGTCAACGGACAAATCCCCAAAagag ATTCGTCGGATACGTTGGACGATTCCTTCTGGACCGAGGAGACTTCAGTCG GCGATGTGGAAAAGTTGCTCAAAGAGCATCGGGAGAATCAGGACCTGGTGCGTTCCATAGGAGGCAGCCACTACCAAATCGTCTTCCCCGTTCAGCTGAGACACCGCGAGAAGATGGGCATTTCCACCCGTGAGATCGGAGCCACAAAG ACTATGGAGCGACCGTCTGAATCTAGCAGGATGAATGAACGCTACAGCACTCAG CAACAGACGGGCAAGCACTACCACCGGACGTCGCTCCTGATCAAAGCTTTCAGCCACAAGTTCCGGCTGGACTTGGAATTGAACTC GCAGCTGTTGGCACCCAACTTGATCCAGAAGCATTTTCTGCCCGGCGGAGTTGAACAGTTCTCCAAACAG gaaatcgagCACTGCTACTACCACGGAACGGTCAAGGACTATCCAGGAGCCGTGGCGGCCTTCCGGACGTGCAGCGGAGTCAGCGGAATCATCCACATTGGCAACGAGACGTTCGTGATCCATCCGTTTTACGGCGGCGATCTCTCG CAGAGGAAACACCCTCACGTCATCTTCGAAGCCCGGACCAAAGTCAAGCAAATGTGCGCCAACACGGGCATGCTCGAGTACGGCCTCCGCTCGGGCAACTACCGCGGAGGCGGCGGTGGCAAAGGTCAGTCCAAACAGCCGAAATCCAACGAGCGACAAAAGAGGGACGTCCGCGAAGTGACCAAATACGTCGAAACGGCCCTGGTCCTTGACAAAGCCATG TTTGAGAAGCGCAACGGCAGCCGACGGATCGAAGTCGTCCAGGACGCCATTCAAATCGCCAATATCGCCGACCTG TATTTCCGGACGCTCAACACCCGCGTTTCGGTCGTGTACATTGAGACGTGGGCCAGCGAGAACCAGGCGCCGGTCGACCGGTCCCAGGACATCCACCGGGCCCTCCTCAACTTTAACGACTACATTTCGCGCAAACTCTACAATGTCATCAAGGACACCACTCAACTTTTGTC CGGAGAGACTTTTGCCGGAGGGTCCGGAATGGCGGCACCGGACACGATTTGCACGCCCAGATCGGTGGGGCTGAGCGTCGACATCAACCCGTACGAGCCTCACCTGGTGGCCGGCACCATGGCCCACATGATCGGCCACAACATTGGCATGGGTCACGACGACGGCC GTGACGAATGCCATTGCGGAGATTGGCACGGCTGCATCATGTCTCAATCGATCATGGGCCTGGAAAGCGTCCAGCCCTACAAGTTCTCCGAGTGCAGCCTCTCCGACTACATCGAGAAGCTGAAAATCGGCCACAGCATCTGCCTCTTCAACCGGCCCAATCAG CTGGAGGACTTCCGCACTTGCGGCAATGGCGTCGTCGAGGATGGAGAGGAATGCGATTGCGGAACGATCGAGGAGTGTCACGATTCCGATCCTTGTTGCGATCCCATCACGTGCAAATTGACGGCAGAAGCCGAATGCGCTTCCGGACCGTGTTGCGACGATTGCAAA TTGAGACCGAAAGGCTATCTCTGTCGGGATGCCACCAACGAGTGCGACTTGCCGGAAATTTGTAACGGGCGTTCGGGTCAGTGTCCGCTGGACATTTACAAGAAGAACGGCAACCAGTGCGAGATCAATAAAGGCTACTGCTTCAATGGCGTCTGCCCGACCCTGGACAGCCAATGCCGACTCATTTGGGGCGACG GCGGACTTTCGGGCGACCGCAAGTGTTTCGAGCAGTTCAATTCGCAAGGATCAATCAACGGCCATTGCGGGCAGGATTCCCACAACAATTACATTCGCTGCGATGCGGAGCACGTCATGTGCGGATCGCTGCAATGCCAAATGGGAACGCGCTACCCCATCGTCGCCGGAATGGATCAAATGTATTCGAGGACTCTGGTCTCCATGGCCGGACGGGAATTCGAGTGCAA GATCACCAGCGGGACCGTTGCGGCTGCCGATCTGCCGGATTTGGGGATTGTGCGGGACGGAACTCCTTGCGGAAACAGTCTG ATTTGCATGAACAAGACGTGCAGCAGCATTTACCCGCACATCGACCGATCGAAATGTCCCAGCAACAACGTGGCGCTGGATTGCTCCGGCCACGGCGTTTGCTCCAACATCAACTCGTGTTTCTGCGACGCCGGATGGACTGGCCACGATTGCTCGACCCAGACCAACGACAGTTACATCCGCAGCGGCTTCCAGTCCGGCGACAAGATGGGCGCTGCGGAGGCATCCGAACGCGATTCGGCCAACGCTGGCGCCCTGGGCACGGGGGCTCCTCCGCCGCTCAACGGCGTCACCACCCTCATGCCGGAAGCGCaaaccagcaacagcaaaacCACCTCCTACG TAGACCGAAGTGGTCACAGCACGGTGTTcatggtggtgatgctggtctCGGTAGTAGGGGGCGTATTTATCGTCTTTGCCCTAATGGCCCTCTGCTACAGGTCAGTGGTGGTACACAGAAACCTCTCCCTTTGCCTCAG AAGGAAGAGCACGATGCCCAAATATGATCCGCCCTATTTGAAGCGGCCCCTTGTCAACGCTTCCGGACAAATGATGACTTTGCCCAAGCCGccgggcggaggaggaggaggaggcaacGCCGGAGGAGCCGGTCCGTCTGGTATGGGAGCTGCCGGGCCTTCGGGCATTAATAACGCCACGGGCAATCACCATCACGCGGCCACCATGTCGACGGATGCCCTTTCACTGGAAGCCGGTGCCAAAGGCATTTCCTTCGGCACTATGCCTTCCTACAA CAATCGATTCCCCGGTGCTGGAAACGTCCAGCTTCAGcaacaccagcaccaccaccaccagcatcaacagcaccagcagcagcagcagcacattgTCCAGCACATGAAGCAGCGCCAGCATCCGCACATGGACGGCATCAGTTCGGCGTCGCACAGTCACGTCAACAGTCCCAATTCGACGCCGGCCCATCACGGCATCAGCAACCACATCATGCAGGCGTCGGCCAGCGAGGACGAGACCCTCCAGTCGGGCGAGGACGAAGGGACGGCCTTCCTGGACGGCATGCCGCAGTCCAACAATTTGTCCAGCTCCGGAATGAACAAGCAGCCGGAGAAGGGCATCTTGAAGAAATCGGGCGGAGGAGTTTACGGTTCGGttggcggaggcggcggaaTCAGCTCatctcagcagcagctgggcggcggaggtggtggtggtggacacGGAGGGCCGTCGCTGACCCTACCCCTGGGCCGGATGAACAGCGGCTCGTCCATGATGATGAACAAGGAAAAGTGGAGCGAAGAGTCGCAGTCAGACAACCAGGAAGTCATGTCCGTCTTGCTGTCGCCGGATGGCGGAAGTAGCCGGATTAGCGACCGGTTGGCGGCGTCCAGCCTGTCGGACGTTGAGCGAACTCTCAAGAGCCTCAATGGATACCACGAAGACATCCTTCAA GCTCTGCGGAGTGCGGCTGCCAGCCAACGAAGTGCCAGTACGGCCAGCTTGTCGGATGAGTTGCGGAAGTCGTTTGCCGAGTCGTACGCCGACTATTTCCCTCCGCCCGACTACCTGTCCATGCGGAGTCTCAACAATCACGACAAGCACGGCGGAGTGGGCGGACGGGGCGGCGTCATGGGCCCCGGCAGCAGCGTCAGCAGCACCAGCGAGAGATTGCCCGGCCTGGCCAGCCCGCTGCCCGGCGGAGGCTCGCTGGGCGTCGGCGCCCACGGCGGCGGAGACAGTGGAGACGAGGGCGACCTGGTCCCACCGTGCGGGCCGATCCGCATCCGCAATTTGGAGGACCTCATCCGCCAGCTGGAGCGGCACAGCGCCCGGCACACGAGCCCCAACGGCTCCGAGGACATCCGCATGTCGGAAACGGAAGCCGACCGACACTACCGGCTGATGGAGGCGGCGGCAGGAGGCGGCGTTCCCGGTTTAGGAGCTTCTGATTCCCAAGCAGG TGACGTCGTGCTGGGGGCGGATCAGGCGGGACTCTTCATCGACGATCCGCTGATGGGACATCAGCCGGAAGGACCGGACGAACTCGGATACGGACCGCCGCTGTCGCCGTCGGGAAACTCTGACGAATCTTACACCATCGACGACGGAGGGACGACGACCGTGTCGTCCTCTTATCCATCGGGATCCCGTTCGGCCGTCAGCACCGGAGAGGATCCTCTGCGGGCGgccgccgttgctgctgcagcGTCGGCAGTCGACGTCATCATCGCCGCTTCTCCGCAAGTTCGACCGGCCAAATTCCCCGAATACAAACACTAA
- the LOC124203135 gene encoding uncharacterized protein LOC124203135 isoform X13 has protein sequence MTNMSRILPLLLLSVLLVNGQIPKRDSSDTLDDSFWTEETSVGDVEKLLKEHRENQDLVRSIGGSHYQIVFPVQLRHREKMGISTREIGATKTMERPSESSRMNERYSTQQQTGKHYHRTSLLIKAFSHKFRLDLELNSQLLAPNLIQKHFLPGGVEQFSKQEIEHCYYHGTVKDYPGAVAAFRTCSGVSGIIHIGNETFVIHPFYGGDLSQRKHPHVIFEARTKVKQMCANTGMLEYGLRSGNYRGGGGGKGQSKQPKSNERQKRDVREVTKYVETALVLDKAMFEKRNGSRRIEVVQDAIQIANIADLYFRTLNTRVSVVYIETWASENQAPVDRSQDIHRALLNFNDYISRKLYNVIKDTTQLLSGETFAGGSGMAAPDTICTPRSVGLSVDINPYEPHLVAGTMAHMIGHNIGMGHDDGRDECHCGDWHGCIMSQSIMGLESVQPYKFSECSLSDYIEKLKIGHSICLFNRPNQLEDFRTCGNGVVEDGEECDCGTIEECHDSDPCCDPITCKLTAEAECASGPCCDDCKLRPKGYLCRDATNECDLPEICNGRSGQCPLDIYKKNGNQCEINKGYCFNGVCPTLDSQCRLIWGDGGLSGDRKCFEQFNSQGSINGHCGQDSHNNYIRCDAEHVMCGSLQCQMGTRYPIVAGMDQMYSRTLVSMAGREFECKITSGTVAAADLPDLGIVRDGTPCGNSLICMNKTCSSIYPHIDRSKCPSNNVALDCSGHGVCSNINSCFCDAGWTGHDCSTQTNDSYIRSGFQSGDKMGAAEASERDSANAGALGTGAPPPLNGVTTLMPEAQTSNSKTTSYVDRSGHSTVFMVVMLVSVVGGVFIVFALMALCYRKSTMPKYDPPYLKRPLVNASGQMMTLPKPPGGGGGGGNAGGAGPSGMGAAGPSGINNATGNHHHAATMSTDALSLEAGAKGISFGTMPSYNNRFPGAGNVQLQQHQHHHHQHQQHQQQQQHIVQHMKQRQHPHMDGISSASHSHVNSPNSTPAHHGISNHIMQASASEDETLQSGEDEGTAFLDGMPQSNNLSSSGMNKQPEKGILKKSGGGVYGSVGGGGGISSSQQQLGGGGGGGGHGGPSLTLPLGRMNSGSSMMMNKEKWSEESQSDNQEVMSVLLSPDGGSSRISDRLAASSLSDVERTLKSLNGYHEDILQALRSAAASQRSASTASLSDELRKSFAESYADYFPPPDYLSMRSLNNHDKHGGVGGRGGVMGPGSSVSSTSERLPGLASPLPGGGSLGVGAHGGGDSGDEGDLVPPCGPIRIRNLEDLIRQLERHSARHTSPNGSEDIRMSETEADRHYRLMEAAAGGGVPGLGASDSQAGSDALRFVYGRYRQPTSVPGISLYETTSNENNHDHHDDIKHGGHGGDPGDSDESDSDVVLGADQAGLFIDDPLMGHQPEGPDELGYGPPLSPSGNSDESYTIDDGGTTTVSSSYPSGSRSAVSTGEDPLRAAAVAAAASAVDVIIAASPQVRPAKFPEYKH, from the exons ATGACAAACATGTCGCGGATATTGCCACTGCTCCTGCTGTCCGTCCTCCTCGTCAACGGACAAATCCCCAAAagag ATTCGTCGGATACGTTGGACGATTCCTTCTGGACCGAGGAGACTTCAGTCG GCGATGTGGAAAAGTTGCTCAAAGAGCATCGGGAGAATCAGGACCTGGTGCGTTCCATAGGAGGCAGCCACTACCAAATCGTCTTCCCCGTTCAGCTGAGACACCGCGAGAAGATGGGCATTTCCACCCGTGAGATCGGAGCCACAAAG ACTATGGAGCGACCGTCTGAATCTAGCAGGATGAATGAACGCTACAGCACTCAG CAACAGACGGGCAAGCACTACCACCGGACGTCGCTCCTGATCAAAGCTTTCAGCCACAAGTTCCGGCTGGACTTGGAATTGAACTC GCAGCTGTTGGCACCCAACTTGATCCAGAAGCATTTTCTGCCCGGCGGAGTTGAACAGTTCTCCAAACAG gaaatcgagCACTGCTACTACCACGGAACGGTCAAGGACTATCCAGGAGCCGTGGCGGCCTTCCGGACGTGCAGCGGAGTCAGCGGAATCATCCACATTGGCAACGAGACGTTCGTGATCCATCCGTTTTACGGCGGCGATCTCTCG CAGAGGAAACACCCTCACGTCATCTTCGAAGCCCGGACCAAAGTCAAGCAAATGTGCGCCAACACGGGCATGCTCGAGTACGGCCTCCGCTCGGGCAACTACCGCGGAGGCGGCGGTGGCAAAGGTCAGTCCAAACAGCCGAAATCCAACGAGCGACAAAAGAGGGACGTCCGCGAAGTGACCAAATACGTCGAAACGGCCCTGGTCCTTGACAAAGCCATG TTTGAGAAGCGCAACGGCAGCCGACGGATCGAAGTCGTCCAGGACGCCATTCAAATCGCCAATATCGCCGACCTG TATTTCCGGACGCTCAACACCCGCGTTTCGGTCGTGTACATTGAGACGTGGGCCAGCGAGAACCAGGCGCCGGTCGACCGGTCCCAGGACATCCACCGGGCCCTCCTCAACTTTAACGACTACATTTCGCGCAAACTCTACAATGTCATCAAGGACACCACTCAACTTTTGTC CGGAGAGACTTTTGCCGGAGGGTCCGGAATGGCGGCACCGGACACGATTTGCACGCCCAGATCGGTGGGGCTGAGCGTCGACATCAACCCGTACGAGCCTCACCTGGTGGCCGGCACCATGGCCCACATGATCGGCCACAACATTGGCATGGGTCACGACGACGGCC GTGACGAATGCCATTGCGGAGATTGGCACGGCTGCATCATGTCTCAATCGATCATGGGCCTGGAAAGCGTCCAGCCCTACAAGTTCTCCGAGTGCAGCCTCTCCGACTACATCGAGAAGCTGAAAATCGGCCACAGCATCTGCCTCTTCAACCGGCCCAATCAG CTGGAGGACTTCCGCACTTGCGGCAATGGCGTCGTCGAGGATGGAGAGGAATGCGATTGCGGAACGATCGAGGAGTGTCACGATTCCGATCCTTGTTGCGATCCCATCACGTGCAAATTGACGGCAGAAGCCGAATGCGCTTCCGGACCGTGTTGCGACGATTGCAAA TTGAGACCGAAAGGCTATCTCTGTCGGGATGCCACCAACGAGTGCGACTTGCCGGAAATTTGTAACGGGCGTTCGGGTCAGTGTCCGCTGGACATTTACAAGAAGAACGGCAACCAGTGCGAGATCAATAAAGGCTACTGCTTCAATGGCGTCTGCCCGACCCTGGACAGCCAATGCCGACTCATTTGGGGCGACG GCGGACTTTCGGGCGACCGCAAGTGTTTCGAGCAGTTCAATTCGCAAGGATCAATCAACGGCCATTGCGGGCAGGATTCCCACAACAATTACATTCGCTGCGATGCGGAGCACGTCATGTGCGGATCGCTGCAATGCCAAATGGGAACGCGCTACCCCATCGTCGCCGGAATGGATCAAATGTATTCGAGGACTCTGGTCTCCATGGCCGGACGGGAATTCGAGTGCAA GATCACCAGCGGGACCGTTGCGGCTGCCGATCTGCCGGATTTGGGGATTGTGCGGGACGGAACTCCTTGCGGAAACAGTCTG ATTTGCATGAACAAGACGTGCAGCAGCATTTACCCGCACATCGACCGATCGAAATGTCCCAGCAACAACGTGGCGCTGGATTGCTCCGGCCACGGCGTTTGCTCCAACATCAACTCGTGTTTCTGCGACGCCGGATGGACTGGCCACGATTGCTCGACCCAGACCAACGACAGTTACATCCGCAGCGGCTTCCAGTCCGGCGACAAGATGGGCGCTGCGGAGGCATCCGAACGCGATTCGGCCAACGCTGGCGCCCTGGGCACGGGGGCTCCTCCGCCGCTCAACGGCGTCACCACCCTCATGCCGGAAGCGCaaaccagcaacagcaaaacCACCTCCTACG TAGACCGAAGTGGTCACAGCACGGTGTTcatggtggtgatgctggtctCGGTAGTAGGGGGCGTATTTATCGTCTTTGCCCTAATGGCCCTCTGCTACAG GAAGAGCACGATGCCCAAATATGATCCGCCCTATTTGAAGCGGCCCCTTGTCAACGCTTCCGGACAAATGATGACTTTGCCCAAGCCGccgggcggaggaggaggaggaggcaacGCCGGAGGAGCCGGTCCGTCTGGTATGGGAGCTGCCGGGCCTTCGGGCATTAATAACGCCACGGGCAATCACCATCACGCGGCCACCATGTCGACGGATGCCCTTTCACTGGAAGCCGGTGCCAAAGGCATTTCCTTCGGCACTATGCCTTCCTACAA CAATCGATTCCCCGGTGCTGGAAACGTCCAGCTTCAGcaacaccagcaccaccaccaccagcatcaacagcaccagcagcagcagcagcacattgTCCAGCACATGAAGCAGCGCCAGCATCCGCACATGGACGGCATCAGTTCGGCGTCGCACAGTCACGTCAACAGTCCCAATTCGACGCCGGCCCATCACGGCATCAGCAACCACATCATGCAGGCGTCGGCCAGCGAGGACGAGACCCTCCAGTCGGGCGAGGACGAAGGGACGGCCTTCCTGGACGGCATGCCGCAGTCCAACAATTTGTCCAGCTCCGGAATGAACAAGCAGCCGGAGAAGGGCATCTTGAAGAAATCGGGCGGAGGAGTTTACGGTTCGGttggcggaggcggcggaaTCAGCTCatctcagcagcagctgggcggcggaggtggtggtggtggacacGGAGGGCCGTCGCTGACCCTACCCCTGGGCCGGATGAACAGCGGCTCGTCCATGATGATGAACAAGGAAAAGTGGAGCGAAGAGTCGCAGTCAGACAACCAGGAAGTCATGTCCGTCTTGCTGTCGCCGGATGGCGGAAGTAGCCGGATTAGCGACCGGTTGGCGGCGTCCAGCCTGTCGGACGTTGAGCGAACTCTCAAGAGCCTCAATGGATACCACGAAGACATCCTTCAA GCTCTGCGGAGTGCGGCTGCCAGCCAACGAAGTGCCAGTACGGCCAGCTTGTCGGATGAGTTGCGGAAGTCGTTTGCCGAGTCGTACGCCGACTATTTCCCTCCGCCCGACTACCTGTCCATGCGGAGTCTCAACAATCACGACAAGCACGGCGGAGTGGGCGGACGGGGCGGCGTCATGGGCCCCGGCAGCAGCGTCAGCAGCACCAGCGAGAGATTGCCCGGCCTGGCCAGCCCGCTGCCCGGCGGAGGCTCGCTGGGCGTCGGCGCCCACGGCGGCGGAGACAGTGGAGACGAGGGCGACCTGGTCCCACCGTGCGGGCCGATCCGCATCCGCAATTTGGAGGACCTCATCCGCCAGCTGGAGCGGCACAGCGCCCGGCACACGAGCCCCAACGGCTCCGAGGACATCCGCATGTCGGAAACGGAAGCCGACCGACACTACCGGCTGATGGAGGCGGCGGCAGGAGGCGGCGTTCCCGGTTTAGGAGCTTCTGATTCCCAAGCAGG TAGCGATGCCTTGCGGTTCGTCTACGGCCGTTACCGACAGCCGACCTCCGTGCCGGGCATCAGCCTTTACGAAACAACCAGCAACGAGAATAATCACGACCACCACGACGACATCAAACACGGCGGACACGGCGGCGATCCGGGCGATTCCGACGAGAGCGATAG TGACGTCGTGCTGGGGGCGGATCAGGCGGGACTCTTCATCGACGATCCGCTGATGGGACATCAGCCGGAAGGACCGGACGAACTCGGATACGGACCGCCGCTGTCGCCGTCGGGAAACTCTGACGAATCTTACACCATCGACGACGGAGGGACGACGACCGTGTCGTCCTCTTATCCATCGGGATCCCGTTCGGCCGTCAGCACCGGAGAGGATCCTCTGCGGGCGgccgccgttgctgctgcagcGTCGGCAGTCGACGTCATCATCGCCGCTTCTCCGCAAGTTCGACCGGCCAAATTCCCCGAATACAAACACTAA